The Zingiber officinale cultivar Zhangliang chromosome 9A, Zo_v1.1, whole genome shotgun sequence genome window below encodes:
- the LOC122018488 gene encoding LRR receptor kinase SERK2-like isoform X3 — MLCLSLFFSCITEGRALSSKGFNGTLSPRLGELPSLRTLSLSDNFISGSIPKELGNLLSLRSLTLQNNRLNGTIPDSLGNLAALRIMDLSGNALSGNLPGSLSNLSSLSNINLAYNDLTGDIPTNLLNVLSYNFTGNKLNCGTNTLNSCTNNITNQGEASKNSKRGLVIGSIGGIIGLLLVCGLLLLWRRNKHYPHDTFVDVPGESDHKIAFGQLKRFTWRELKIATGDFGEKNVLGQGGFGKVYRGVLSDNSEVAVKRLIDYESHAGEVAFIREVELISVAVHKNLLRLIGYCTTPTERLLVYPYMKNLSVAYRLRDRKHGEAVLDWPTRKKVAMGAAHGLEYLHEHCNPKIIHRDVKAANILLDENFEAVVGDFGLVKLVDVRKTSVTTRIRGTMGHIAPEYLSTGKSSIKTDVFGYGIMLLELVTGQRAIDIFEGEILLLDKVKKLSREQQLDTIIDCNLNKDYDIVEVEKLIQVALLCTQQSPDARPTMSDVIRMLEGEGLTDRWEQLQLVEVSQKQEYERIQKRLIWDDYSSYNQEPIELSTGR; from the exons ATGCTTTGCCTCTCTTTATTCTTCTCTTGCATCACAGAGGGAAG GGCACTGTCGTCTAAGGGATTCAATGGAACTTTGTCTCCGAGACTTGGAGAGCTTCCTAGTCTTCGTACATT GTCTCTATCAGACAACTTTATATCTGGTTCTATTCCTAAAGAGCTTGGAAACTTGTTAAGCTTGAGAAGCTTGACATTGCAGAATAATAGACTAAATGGGACCATACCAGATTCTCTTGGAAATCTGGCAGCACTCCGAATTAT GGATTTAAGTGGGAATGCTTTAAGCGGTAACCTTCCCGGTTCTCTTTCGAACCTATCAAGCTTAAGTAATAT TAACCTTGCTTACAACGATCTCACCGGCGACATACCCACGAATCTACTTAATGTTTTAAGCTATAA TTTCACAGGTAATAAGCTTAATTGTGGCACAAACACCTTGAATAGTTGCACGAACAACATAACTAATCAAGGAG AAGCATCTAAGAATTCAAAGAGAGGACTCGTAATCGGAAGTATCGGAGGAATAATAGGACTCCTACTCGTATGTGGTTTGCTTCTTCTATGGAGAAGGAATAAGCATTACCCACACGATACTTTTGTTGATGTTCCag GTGAATCAGACCACAAAATTGCATTTGGACAACTGAAGAGGTTCACTTGGCGAGAACTAAAAATTGCAACGGGCGACTTTGGTGAAAAAAATGTTCTTGGTCAGGGTGGTTTTGGGAAGGTATACAGAGGAGTGCTCTCAGATAATTCTGAAGTTGCCGTAAAAAGGTTGATTGATTACGAAAGTCATGCCGGGGAAGTTGCATTTATCCGTGAAGTTGAATTGATAAGTGTTGCTGTTCACAAAAATCTTTTAAGGTTGATCGGCTACTGTACGACACCCACCGAGCGCCTTCTGGTTTATCCTTACATGAAAAATCTGAGTGTCGCCTATCGTTTACGAG ATCGAAAACATGGTGAGGCAGTGTTAGATTGGCCGACGAGGAAAAAAGTGGCCATGGGCGCAGCACACGGTCTGGAGTACCTTCATGAGCATTGCAACCCCAAGATCATTCACCGAGATGTCAAAGCTGCCAACATCTTGCTCGATGAGAATTTTGAAGCAGTCGTCGGAGACTTTGGCTTGGTCAAATTGGTGGATGTTAGGAAAACTTCTGTGACGACTCGAATTCGAGGGACTATGGGCCATATCGCACCGGAATATCTGTCTACCGGCAAGTCCTCAATCAAGACTGATGTTTTCGGTTACGGAATCATGCTTCTTGAGCTCGTCACTGGCCAACGTGCCATCGACATCTTTGAGGGAGAAATTTTGTTGCTCGATAAG GTCAAGAAACTATCGAGGGAACAACAACTTGATACCATCATCGACTGCAACCTCAACAAGGACTACGATATTGTGGAAGTGGAAAAGCTGATTCAAGTTGCACTTCTTTGCACGCAGCAATCACCGGACGCCCGTCCAACAATGTCGGATGTAATTCGAATGCTAGAAGGCGAAGGCTTGACGGATCGATGGGAACAGTTGCAACTAGTCGAGGTTAGTCAGAAGCAGGAGTACGAAAGGATACAAAAGAGATTGATTTGGGACGATTACTCATCGTATAACCAAGAACCCATCGAATTGTCTACCGGAAGGTGA
- the LOC122018488 gene encoding LRR receptor kinase SERK2-like isoform X2, giving the protein MNAKVNLVLLLCFASLYSSLASQREVGVLIDIKTAFQDVNQLTSWISNQVSPCNWNFVTCSGGLVVELALSSKGFNGTLSPRLGELPSLRTLSLSDNFISGSIPKELGNLLSLRSLTLQNNRLNGTIPDSLGNLAALRIMDLSGNALSGNLPGSLSNLSSLSNINLAYNDLTGDIPTNLLNVLSYNFTGNKLNCGTNTLNSCTNNITNQGEASKNSKRGLVIGSIGGIIGLLLVCGLLLLWRRNKHYPHDTFVDVPGESDHKIAFGQLKRFTWRELKIATGDFGEKNVLGQGGFGKVYRGVLSDNSEVAVKRLIDYESHAGEVAFIREVELISVAVHKNLLRLIGYCTTPTERLLVYPYMKNLSVAYRLRDRKHGEAVLDWPTRKKVAMGAAHGLEYLHEHCNPKIIHRDVKAANILLDENFEAVVGDFGLVKLVDVRKTSVTTRIRGTMGHIAPEYLSTGKSSIKTDVFGYGIMLLELVTGQRAIDIFEGEILLLDKVKKLSREQQLDTIIDCNLNKDYDIVEVEKLIQVALLCTQQSPDARPTMSDVIRMLEGEGLTDRWEQLQLVEVSQKQEYERIQKRLIWDDYSSYNQEPIELSTGR; this is encoded by the exons ATGAATGCAAAAGTGAACTTGGTCTTGCTGTTATGCTTTGCCTCTCTTTATTCTTCTCTTGCATCACAGAGGGAAG TGGGTGTTCTTATCGATATAAAGACAGCCTTTCAAGATGTTAACCAGCTTACTTCTTGGATAAGCAATCAAGTTTCTCCATGTAATTGGAACTTCGTGACATGTTCTGGTGGTCTTGTTGTGGAGTT GGCACTGTCGTCTAAGGGATTCAATGGAACTTTGTCTCCGAGACTTGGAGAGCTTCCTAGTCTTCGTACATT GTCTCTATCAGACAACTTTATATCTGGTTCTATTCCTAAAGAGCTTGGAAACTTGTTAAGCTTGAGAAGCTTGACATTGCAGAATAATAGACTAAATGGGACCATACCAGATTCTCTTGGAAATCTGGCAGCACTCCGAATTAT GGATTTAAGTGGGAATGCTTTAAGCGGTAACCTTCCCGGTTCTCTTTCGAACCTATCAAGCTTAAGTAATAT TAACCTTGCTTACAACGATCTCACCGGCGACATACCCACGAATCTACTTAATGTTTTAAGCTATAA TTTCACAGGTAATAAGCTTAATTGTGGCACAAACACCTTGAATAGTTGCACGAACAACATAACTAATCAAGGAG AAGCATCTAAGAATTCAAAGAGAGGACTCGTAATCGGAAGTATCGGAGGAATAATAGGACTCCTACTCGTATGTGGTTTGCTTCTTCTATGGAGAAGGAATAAGCATTACCCACACGATACTTTTGTTGATGTTCCag GTGAATCAGACCACAAAATTGCATTTGGACAACTGAAGAGGTTCACTTGGCGAGAACTAAAAATTGCAACGGGCGACTTTGGTGAAAAAAATGTTCTTGGTCAGGGTGGTTTTGGGAAGGTATACAGAGGAGTGCTCTCAGATAATTCTGAAGTTGCCGTAAAAAGGTTGATTGATTACGAAAGTCATGCCGGGGAAGTTGCATTTATCCGTGAAGTTGAATTGATAAGTGTTGCTGTTCACAAAAATCTTTTAAGGTTGATCGGCTACTGTACGACACCCACCGAGCGCCTTCTGGTTTATCCTTACATGAAAAATCTGAGTGTCGCCTATCGTTTACGAG ATCGAAAACATGGTGAGGCAGTGTTAGATTGGCCGACGAGGAAAAAAGTGGCCATGGGCGCAGCACACGGTCTGGAGTACCTTCATGAGCATTGCAACCCCAAGATCATTCACCGAGATGTCAAAGCTGCCAACATCTTGCTCGATGAGAATTTTGAAGCAGTCGTCGGAGACTTTGGCTTGGTCAAATTGGTGGATGTTAGGAAAACTTCTGTGACGACTCGAATTCGAGGGACTATGGGCCATATCGCACCGGAATATCTGTCTACCGGCAAGTCCTCAATCAAGACTGATGTTTTCGGTTACGGAATCATGCTTCTTGAGCTCGTCACTGGCCAACGTGCCATCGACATCTTTGAGGGAGAAATTTTGTTGCTCGATAAG GTCAAGAAACTATCGAGGGAACAACAACTTGATACCATCATCGACTGCAACCTCAACAAGGACTACGATATTGTGGAAGTGGAAAAGCTGATTCAAGTTGCACTTCTTTGCACGCAGCAATCACCGGACGCCCGTCCAACAATGTCGGATGTAATTCGAATGCTAGAAGGCGAAGGCTTGACGGATCGATGGGAACAGTTGCAACTAGTCGAGGTTAGTCAGAAGCAGGAGTACGAAAGGATACAAAAGAGATTGATTTGGGACGATTACTCATCGTATAACCAAGAACCCATCGAATTGTCTACCGGAAGGTGA